The Pigmentiphaga litoralis genome contains the following window.
TTGATCTTGCCCGGCTTCAGTGATTCGTCCATCGTGTTCCATGCCGGCCGATCGCACTACGAAGAGATGCTGCAGGCCGGCGTGCGGGTGTACGAGCGGGATGACGCGCTCTTGCACGCCAAGACGGCGGTCGTGGACGGCGTGTGGTCGACGGCGGGCTCAAGCAACTTTGACTGGCGCAGCTTTACGTTGAATCATGAAATCAACGCCGTGGTCCTTGGCGCCAATTTCGGCGCACAAATGGATGCGCTGTTCGACAACGACGTGGCCCTGTCCAAACAAGTGACCCTGTCCCAATGGCACAACCGACCGGTCAAGTACCGCTTCATGGAATTCATTTCGCGTTTTGGCGAACGCTGGCTGTAGCAGGCGCTTTCAGGACGCTCGGACAAACAAAAGCCCGCATAGACTGCGGGCTTGTTGTTATCACTGCGGATCGCCTGACCGGCTTATTCCACCGACCCGCCACCCGATCCGTCAGGCTTGTAGCTTTCCAGGCGGTTGTAGAGCGTCTTCAGGCTGATTCCCAACGTGCTGGCAGCCTGTCGCTTGTCGCCGTCAAAATGGGCAAGCGTGGCCAGGATGATCTCGCGCTGGGCATCGAGCAGTGGCGTGCCGATCCACACGTCCAGAAACCCTTCGCGGCGCACCGCCCGCTTGTTGCGCGGCGGCTGGGTCGGGCCCGGCAGTTCCACCACCTTGTCGGCCATGATGAACGCGCGGTGCACGGTGTTCTTCAGCTCGCGCACATTGCCGTTCCACGAGTGCTGGCCCAGGGCTTCCAGCGCGCGTTTGGAAAAGACCTTGCTGGTCTTTTCGGCGGCGTTGAACTGGTCCAGGAAGCGCTGCGCCAACAGTTCAATATCGCCCTGGCGCTCGCGCAGCGGAGGGACCCGAATCGGAAACACCGCCAGCCGGTACAACAGGTCTTCACGGAAACGACCGTCCTTGACCGCCACTTGTGGATCCCGGTTGGTCGCTGCGATCACGCGCACGTCCACTTCGATCTGTTCCGTGCCGCCCACCCGATGAAAGGTGCCGGTCTCGAGCACCCGCAGCAGCTTGATCTGCATGTCGGGCGCCATCTCGGTAATTTCGTCCAGGAAGATCGTGCCGCCGCTGGCATGTTCAAAGTAGCCGATGTGCTGATGCACGGCGCCCGTAAAGCTGCCCTTCTCGTGGCCGAACAATTCGCCCTCGATCAAGGAAGCCGGGATCGCGCCGCAATTGACCGGAATGAAGGCCTTGGCATTGCGCTGGCTTTTGTCATGGACCGTCTTGGCGATCAGTTCCTTGCCCGTGCCGCTGTCGCCGACGATCAATACCGACAGGGCCGTCTTGGCGACCTTG
Protein-coding sequences here:
- a CDS encoding sigma-54 interaction domain-containing protein, with the translated sequence MQSGDVSNPTINLPADAAPASIKPRSGTARAAQAGANAIPQPYGLLYGNSPVMQNLYRQIDKVAKTALSVLIVGDSGTGKELIAKTVHDKSQRNAKAFIPVNCGAIPASLIEGELFGHEKGSFTGAVHQHIGYFEHASGGTIFLDEITEMAPDMQIKLLRVLETGTFHRVGGTEQIEVDVRVIAATNRDPQVAVKDGRFREDLLYRLAVFPIRVPPLRERQGDIELLAQRFLDQFNAAEKTSKVFSKRALEALGQHSWNGNVRELKNTVHRAFIMADKVVELPGPTQPPRNKRAVRREGFLDVWIGTPLLDAQREIILATLAHFDGDKRQAASTLGISLKTLYNRLESYKPDGSGGGSVE